In a genomic window of Candidatus Hydrogenedentota bacterium:
- a CDS encoding nucleotidyltransferase family protein — protein sequence MTYHDIEMPGERLAEFCRRNHISRLSLFGSILRDDFGPDSDVDFLVEFEPGKTPSLLTMAGLEIELSVMLGRKVDLRTLGDLSRYFRDEVVKGATPQYASEG from the coding sequence ATGACCTACCATGACATCGAGATGCCAGGAGAACGGCTGGCCGAGTTCTGCCGGCGGAATCACATTTCCCGCCTGTCGCTTTTCGGCTCGATCCTGCGCGACGATTTCGGCCCGGACAGCGACGTGGATTTCCTGGTCGAGTTCGAGCCGGGAAAGACTCCCAGTCTGCTGACGATGGCCGGGCTGGAGATCGAGTTGTCGGTAATGCTGGGACGGAAAGTGGACCTTCGCACACTGGGCGACCTGAGCCGGTACTTTCGGGACGAAGTGGTGAAAGGAGCGACGCCGCAATATGCTTCCGAAGGATGA
- a CDS encoding DUF86 domain-containing protein: MLPKDDCVRLRHMVDAAREAMSFVAGRSRAELDSDAMLSRALVNCLAVVGEAAARLSPESRACDTSIPWPQIVGMRNRLIHAYFDIDQDEVWLTVTEDLPTLADRLQSLLDTACQEP, translated from the coding sequence ATGCTTCCGAAGGATGACTGCGTCCGCCTCCGACATATGGTTGACGCCGCACGGGAAGCTATGAGCTTTGTCGCGGGGCGTTCGCGGGCCGAACTGGACAGTGATGCCATGCTTTCGCGGGCTCTGGTCAACTGCCTCGCCGTCGTGGGTGAGGCGGCCGCGCGCCTGTCACCGGAATCCCGCGCATGTGACACTTCCATTCCTTGGCCCCAAATCGTGGGAATGAGAAACCGCCTGATTCACGCCTACTTTGACATCGATCAGGACGAGGTCTGGCTGACTGTGACGGAGGACCTCCCAACACTTGCGGACCGGTTGCAGTCGCTCCTCGATACCGCTTGTCAGGAGCCCTGA
- a CDS encoding nucleotidyltransferase family protein: MNPQVQLDKDILAAFCRKWHIRELSLFGSALRDDFGPDSDLDFLVSFEPETRLDLFDLIEMREELAKTFGRPVDLVEKEAIRNPWRRYEILRTREVLYAA, translated from the coding sequence ATGAATCCACAGGTACAGTTGGACAAGGACATTCTGGCGGCATTCTGCCGCAAGTGGCACATACGCGAACTGTCCCTGTTCGGCAGCGCGTTGCGCGACGACTTCGGGCCGGACAGCGACCTGGACTTTCTGGTGAGTTTTGAGCCGGAGACGCGGCTGGATTTGTTCGACCTGATCGAGATGCGGGAGGAGTTGGCGAAAACCTTCGGGCGACCTGTTGACCTTGTCGAAAAAGAGGCGATCCGCAATCCCTGGCGCCGGTACGAAATCCTAAGAACAC